The Candidatus Nitrosocaldus cavascurensis genome segment TCCACCTATATCCTTGCTATCTATCAATATTGAAGACCCATCCAATGTCTTATATATACCAACTATGTTGTGAGACAGAGTAGAGTAGTTATGCCAGTATAGTATAGTACTAGGTTTTATGATAACAGTGTATGGCATAAACGAATTGCTTTCCATGTATATTTTGTTAGGTTTTATATCGTGTCTTATTACAGTCTCTTCTCCCATAATAATATCCTTGACCCTTCTTTCATCTATATCAACAATTACCCTTGTTATCTGTTGATGTATCTCATACACTTTATCCTTCTCTCTTTCTAGATCTACAACAGCGGATACTGGATATTGATGGCCGCCCATGATATGCCAATTAATAGTAATAACAACCTCTCCATATCTGTTGCTCTTGTAGGTATTGTTATTGCTAACCTCTTCTCTAAGGTTATCAAGCATAGGTTTGAGTAACGGTTTAAGTATCATGCCTATAAGTTCATGATGTACTGGATTCCGATGAGGTGCTGAGATCTTTATGTCTGCGGGTAACTCAACTGGCTGTACCCCTACAACGGTAACTTGTGCGCCTGAATCTAACCATCTATTTATCATATCAATTATATGAGCATCTTGTAGGGTTATGGTTAGAGCCGTACCAGCCCTCTCGTTTACAGCAGATATTGTTAGATTAGGATGGGATAATGAATGTAGTGCAGAGGGTGTAGAGGTAGAAGAATTGGTAGCGTTGAAAAGACCTGTATTATTTTCTACATGGTTATCTGTTGGAGGCAGATAATAGGATAATACAATATAGACAGATATACTGCTAATGATTATAACTATTGCTGATAGCAGTAGAGGTAGGACTCCCCTTTTCTTTAGCCAATTCATGCTTATATATAAATAGATATAGATAATTCCTATAATAAGTTTACGGTTATATTACTAGATTGTCAAGATAATACTGATACCATTGAATTGCTAATCTAATTAAAAAAGAGATCATCTATGCTAATAAATAGACTGCTAACATAACATCTTGTAGTAGTAGATAGGTTAAGCAGTTAAAAGATCATAGTAATCAAATAGTATATACTAACAAACAGTTCCTATACTAAGTGCATCTACTTGCTTGCTTATCAATAAGTCATGATAATCCTCTTCTCCAGATTGTATATCTATGAATATTGTTAGGAACTCCTCTGTTATAGATTATGTATGGATGATCTTAATGGGAAGTTGTTATAGAATGCTAAGCCTCCTCTTCCTTTAACATTGCAAAACCATTCATGACTCTGCTATTACCTCTAGCAATGCTCATACAAGGATCAATGGCTTATTCTCACTCACAGTACTTGAGTATCTGCTAGTTCTAGACTAAGATTTTATGTAATTTACAACTGCAAGGCATCCAAGTATTGCTTCTTCAAGTCTAACACTCTCAACCTTCTGCATGGGGAAGAAGTTGTATGTAAGCATATCTATCCTTACATTACCAGCGATCTCATACACATCCTTGTACGGGGAGCCGAAGATGAGCATTATATCCCTTGCCATTGCAATATCATGCTCTATCTCCCTTACAGGTCTTCCTAACTTGGATGTGATTATAGCAAGGCTCTCTCCACCCTTCTTCTTGCTACTCAAACCCTTCAGAAGATCACTAGCAGTACCAGCATACCTTACATGATAACCCCAATAACCCTTTATCTCGCCCTCCCTTGCTATCCTACACCTTAAATCTGGATATGGGGATGTGAATATCACTGAGACCCTCTCCCCTACCTTAACCTTATCTGCATGCTCGAGCAGTACAGGCTCATCAAGCCCAACATCAACATAGTATCCATCCCTCATCCTCCTTACTACTACACCCTGCCTTACATCATCAACCTTAACCTCATCCATCCTCACGTATGGTTTATGGTGTGGTGCCTTCAATGGGGGGAAGAGCCCAGCATACCTCAACTCCCTCATCCTTCCATAAAGCCTCTTCCTTAGGTATTGAGGGGTATCCATGAACTCAAGGATGAGCTTCAAGAGCATACCATCCTTGCTGTAATCTGCACTTGTATCCCTGTATATCAACACAAACTCTACGCCAAATATTGCTAACACTCTAGCAATCCTTGATGCCTTTATGCTCTTCTCCCTTAGAGTACTCTCATCAGCAAGGCTTGAGTCTGGTATTGCCACACTTAGCATAGGCTATACTTAAATCTACGTATTAATGACTGTAATTGTTATGGCTGATAGTGATAGCAGCAATAATAATAATAGTAGTAATGGCAACAGTGGTAGTAGTAGCAGCAGAAGGAGAAGCAAGAGCAGTATACTAGACCTAGTTCTCAAGCATGAAGGATATAGGAGTAGGTGTATAAACCTCATAGCATCAGAGAATGTAACAAGCCATGCTGTTAGGGTACTACTATCAAGCGATCTGATGCACAGATACTCCCTCAGGATGTTTGCTGATAGTGCAAACTTCTACAGGGGTACAAGGTACATAGAGCAGGTAGTAGAGTATGCAGATTCCATTGCAAGGGAGTTGTTTGACGCAAGGTACGCTGATGTAAGACCAATATCTGGGCATATATGCTCCTTAGCAGTGCTCATGCATCTAAGCAGGAGTTATGATAGTATAATGGTACTCAGCATGGATGCTGGAGGCTATCCTGGATACATGGATAAATATATGCCATCTAGGTTTATGCTCAAGGTGCACAGTATACCATATGATCATGCAAACATGTGCATAGATGTTGATGCATGTATAGCAAGGATACATGAGTTGAAGCCTAGGCTTGTTATCATAGCCCCTTCAGTGATAACATTCCATACACCCCTTGAGGGTATAGCAAGGGCATGTAGAGATGTAGGCTCTATGCTTGTATATGATGCATCTCATCTGCTTGGACTTGTAGCAGGGGATGCATTCCCAAATCCATTGGATGAGGGTGCAAGCATATTGATGGGAAGTACGCATAAATCGCTTCCAGGACCTCAAGGAGGGTTGATACTTGCAGATAGGGATGATGGTTATGGGTTGGGAGATAACATACAACTAAAGGTTATAGATAATCCACACTTCAACAGGATAGCAGCACTTGCCCTTGCTCTAGAGGAGATGCTTGCATTTGGTAGAGATTATGCTATGCAGGTTGTTAGGAATGCTAAAGCATTGGCAAAGGCTCTAGATGAGTATGGTGTTGAGGTTAGGAGGAGGGCTAGAGATGGTCAGTACACAGAGACACACCAAGTGCTCCTTAACCTTAAGCATGAGCATAGAGATAGATTGGTTAGGATCCTTGAGGATGTAAATATAATTGTTGATAGCATGCTCAGGCTAGGTACATGTGAGGTTACAAGACGAGGGATGAAGGAGGATGAGATGAAGAGCATAGCGGAGATGATATCAAGCATATATCATGTGCTTGAAGATAGATCGAAGCAAGAGAATGTGATAAATAAAATCAAGAAGGATGTTGAGTATCTAACCTCTCGCTTCAATAGCATACATTACTCATTTACTCCTCTAATCTGATCGCTACTACTACTGCTACTACTTTGCTTCCTTCCTTCATTCTTTCTTTATTTATTTATTCACCTTGCAATTTGCCATTCTATATTATTATTTAGATAAAATTATTGCGTTACTGGACCACGACTCCTTGCAATCTCTGCGTACTTTGCAACCTCCTCTTCTGTTAACCTGCGCATCTTCCTACTCTTGTTATCTATGACAGCCATCTTTATATGCTTGGTACCACTCTTATCCTCGCTGACATGGTATATTGCCTGTATGGCTAGAACACATGCATCATCTAGACTCATATCCTCTCTATACACCTTCTCTAGCAGATCATTAACCTGATCTGAACCAGCACCTATAGCAATTGCATTGTATGCTAGGTATGTACCACTTGGATCTGTAACGAATATGCTACCTCCATTCCTATCAACCCCTCCTATTATCAATGATACTCCATATGGCCTAACACCAGCATACTGTGTGAACTGCTGTGCAAGGTCAGCAATGTTCTTTGCTATGGTCTCAACATCTGCTGCTTCGTCATACACAAGCCTGTTACTCTGTGCCATAACCCTAGCATGATCAACTTGGATCCTTGCATCTGGGATGTAGCCTGCCGCTGCAACACCGATATGCTCATCAACCTGGAATATCTTCTGCGTCATAGTATGAACCTGTAACTTCTTTGCCCTCTCCTCTGCTGCAAGCACTACACCATCCTTGCTCTTTATCCCTATCGCTAGAGTACCTCTCCTTACAGTCTCTATAGCGTACTCAACCTGGTATAGTCTACCATCTGGGGAGAATACTGTTATCGCTCTATCATATCCTGCTGCTGCTGGTAACACATTGATCTTGCAGATATGCCAGCATTTAAAAGTTTCTTACGCAGAAGGGATTGATGTGGTGCATGAGGTAACCATAACGTTCCATGGGCATAGGAATGTTAGAGCATTGCATAGAAGCACCATAGAGGTTACAAGGGATGAGCATCTTACAACTAGAGGAGATTGTATAGTTGGGGTTAAGGCAGATAAGGCATGTAGAGACCTTAACGCTCTGATAGGTGATATTATAAGGGATGATGGTAGAGAGGTAAGGTTCACCATACTCGTTAGGGGCATGGAATGGAGGTTCACCGCTAAAGGATGCAGGATGCTTACACTTGAGGATGATCGCTCTATTGTTATAAGGAAGAGCAGGTATGTATGCCCAAGGACCCTTGCCATAATGAGTAATGCATCTGCAATAGATATGCCAAGGGAGATGGTTAAGATGTTAATGGATGAGAGTACTAGAGGTTTGATGATAATAGAGTGTTGATAATTGCGTTATGATGATAATTGCTTTGTTGTATAACTACCTAGCAAGATCTTTTTATTTAATATGCTAGAGATTAGGCTATTATGAATTGGTCTATGATGAATCTTTAGTTATGCTAAGAGATCCTCTTTTTGATACATTACCTAATTGGCGTTATGAGTTAAGGAAGATGAATAACGTAAGAGATAGTAGATGAGCATATGATAGCAAATCAAACTTTAAGTTCCTTGATTGCTGATAGTGCAAGAACCTGCTATAAGGGCAATAAAGAAGGAGGAACTCAGTTATAGATGGGGATGATCATCTAGCATATGCTGTATTAGAACAACATGACTAGGAGATGAAAGAGTAGAGTACAGCAGTATGGCTAGTAGCAGAATCTGTATTCTCTTCTCTTAAAAGGATATTCAGTAAGCATGTTATGGCTAGAGTATATTAAAGGTTAAGGAGTTTTGTATGAACACTAAAAGTATCATTATTATACAACCTACTTAACATGCAGTAGATAAGCAAAGAAGGTAGTAGTTAAGGTAAGATGGATATCATCTATAATAACCAAGAAGGTAGTTATGCGTGAGTAATCTATTATACATCTCTTACCTGAGTTATGCATATCCTTGTTAGTTATCTCTTACAGTATGTGTATGCCTTCAAGAATGGAGAGTCTACAGCCTCATCTGAGGCCCACATCCTCCCTATAAATCTCTTATTATGGAGTACCATTCTAACCTCTGACCTAGAAGCCTAGCACTCATCCTTATCCTAATGCCATCTGATATCTGTTCTGGAACCTCATCAACCTTAAACTTTAGACTCTCTGGATATACAACTTTTATATTCTTTGGATCTGCTATGAACTTGAATGCAGTCTTGCCTACATCAACCTCAACACTTGCTGATACTAATCCCATATATTATCTCTCCAAGATCAGTATATAACCAGGCATCATAAGCACTACTGCTTATAGGATGCTCAATGCTGTGTAGATCCCTTCTGTTCAAGATATGCCTTGTAACCCATACCCTCTAGCCTTGTTGCTGCATCAAGTACCTTATCCCTCATCTCACTCTTGTATCTCTCTAACCTCATCGCTACATCCTGATCCTTGATTGCTAATATCTCGCATGCTAGAATGGCAGCATTCCTTGCACCATTTATGGCTACTGTTGCAACTGGCACACCTGGGGGCATCTGCACTATAGAGAGTAGTGAGTCTAGCCCGTTAAGGGTAGCAGACTTTATAGGCACGCCTATAACTGGTAGTGTTGTTAAAGATGCAACCATACCAGGTAGATGGGCTGCTCCTCCAGCAGCAGCTATTATAACCTCTATACCTCTCTCTCTAGCGCTCTTTGCATAATCATACATACGCTCTGGTGTTCTATGGGCAGAGACTATGCTAACCTCATAAGCAACGTTAAGTTCATCCAAGAAGGCACAGGCATCCTTCATAACCTCAAGGTCTGAATCACTGCCCATTATAACTGCAACCCTTGCATTCTTTCTGCTTATACTGCTAACATCACCCATCATCATTGCTAACATCACCAACCAACATATACATTCATACACTTACAAGCCTTAAGGCTGACCTGATCTGCATGGCACTCTTCAATAGATCATCAAGATCATCACCAAGTAGGGTTATATGCCCCAACTTTCTCCTCCCCTTGTTGCTCCTCTTCCCATATATATGGATCCTTGCATCCATGCACATAATCCTCTCTATACCATCTATAGCATAGTAACCATTTATACCATCATCCCCAAGTATGTTGATCATAACTGCTGCCTTGCATACCATCCTAGGCTCTATCAATGGTAGATCTAGAACTGCCCTTATATGCTGCTCAAACTGGGATACGTTGCATGCCTCTATACTATAATGGCCTGTGTTATGCACCCTTGGCGCTACTTCATTCACCAGTATGGAGTATCCATCACCATCGCTATCATCATCTCCATTGCTAATGTTATTACTGTTATTACTACTCTTACCATTGCTCTTTGTAACGAACATCTCAACACCAAACACCCCAATGCCATCAAGTGCCTGTATAACATCCATCGCTACTCTCTTTGCCTTATAGGCCAACTCCTCTGGTATCCTTGCTGGCACCATACTTGTATCTAGTATACCATCATCATGTACATTCTCAGCAACAGGGTATGCTACAACCTCTTCCTTGCTACTCCTAGCAACTATTACTGATACCTCCTTTATGAAAGGGATGAACCTCTCAACGTATACAGAGTCCCATCCTCCCCTAGAAGCAACGAACCTTGCTATCCTATCGTTGGTAGCATCATCATAACCTTTAACCAGCAAGTTCCCTCTACCATCGTAACCTCCCCTCTTAACCTTTAACATCACAGGATACCCTATGCTCCTTGCTATGGAGTGAAGATCATCTATGCTATTTACTGAGAATGACTCTGCAACTGGTATACCGCTCTTGCTTAGCATATACTTCTGCATGAACTTATCCTGAACTATCCTTAGAGCATGTGCTGGAGGCCTAACCTTGTACCCCTTCCTCTCTAGACTAGCAAGTATATCTGCATCTGCCAACTCTATCTCGTATGTTACAGCATCACTCATACTTGCTAACCTCTCAATCGCTTCTGCATCGTTGAACCTTGCTACTATCAACTCATCAGCAAGCATTGATGCTGGGCAATCATCTGAGGGATCGAGTACATTTACCCTCATGCTTAACCTCTTAGCCTCCATTGCAAGCATCTTGCCCAACTGGCCTCCTCCAACTATACCTATACTAAGAGGGTTCTTCATACTGTATAGCATAGCAGATCAGCAATGATGCATACAACTAATTTATAAAATTAAATCAATAGGCATATTCATTCATTCATACCTTCCCATCCATATTGTTGTTATCAAGTCTACACATAATTCACTCACTACCTTTAAGTTGCTGCCTACTCCTGAACAATGGTTTTATCTTGAGGTTCTCGTAGTTACCTGTATGGCATGTGAAGCATAACTCCTCCTTTGGAAGTCCTATTGCATCTGCTAGCCTATCCATATCGTTGTAGCCAACAAAATCTACACCTATGGCCTTTGCTACCATCATGCTAAGTTCATCTTCACCACACTCCTTCCCATTGTTGACTGTATATGCTATCAACTCCTCCTGTGATGGGAAGTCTATCCCAGCATAGCATGGGAACCTTATTGGGGGATAGCATACAAGCATCTTGATGCTCCTTGCTCCTGCACCCCTTAGGGCATTGACTATTGAGATTGAACTAGTGCCTCTAACTATGCTATCATCTATAACTATTACATCCTTGCCCTCTATAACACTCCTTATTGGTATTATCCTCCTAACAATCTCCATCCTATCATGCTGGTAAGGCTCTATGAAACTCCTTATAGGACCCTTCCTGCTGTAGCGATCCTTCATCAACCCCTCCTCAAATGGTATGCCCATCTCCTCAGCATATCCAAGTGCAGCAGGTCTTGCAGAGTCTGGTACAGGTATCACCACATCAGCTTCCAATCTATACTTCCTTGCAAGTACCTTGCCTATCCTCTTCCTTGCTAAGTATATGCTTATACCCTCCATTATGCTTGATGGATGGGCAAAGTATGTGTACTCAAATGCACAGTGTGCATGCGGCCTCTCAACAGCAAACATCTCACCGTTAAGGCCAGAGTCATCAAGTGTTATTAGTTCACCAGGCTCAACATCCCTTATGAGTTCAGCATTAACAGCATCCAACGCACAAGACTCTGATGCAACTATGTATGTACTGCTATCCTTATGATAGCCTAGCACGAGTGGTCTGAAGCCTTTAGGATCTCTAGCAGCATATACCTTGCCATCGTTTGTGATGAAGGTGAATGCAAATGAACCTACTATCTCCCTCCTAAGTATGTCTAGGGCTGAGGGCATATCCTTCTTCTTACCATTGAGGAGATCAACAAGCCTCCTTGCTGCTACAAGGGTATCACTCATATTCTGAGGTGTGAATGAGCATAGCCCTGTCATGCTTGCAAGTTCCTCAAAGTTGGAGATGGTACCGTTATGTGCAATACATAGATCCCTAACCTTCAAGGGCTGA includes the following:
- a CDS encoding cupredoxin domain-containing protein codes for the protein MINRWLDSGAQVTVVGVQPVELPADIKISAPHRNPVHHELIGMILKPLLKPMLDNLREEVSNNNTYKSNRYGEVVITINWHIMGGHQYPVSAVVDLEREKDKVYEIHQQITRVIVDIDERRVKDIIMGEETVIRHDIKPNKIYMESNSFMPYTVIIKPSTILYWHNYSTLSHNIVGIYKTLDGSSILIDSKDIGGGEIWQYLFTKEGEFEYHCTYHKDEGMSGKVIIR
- a CDS encoding putative RNA uridine N3 methyltransferase; amino-acid sequence: MLSVAIPDSSLADESTLREKSIKASRIARVLAIFGVEFVLIYRDTSADYSKDGMLLKLILEFMDTPQYLRKRLYGRMRELRYAGLFPPLKAPHHKPYVRMDEVKVDDVRQGVVVRRMRDGYYVDVGLDEPVLLEHADKVKVGERVSVIFTSPYPDLRCRIAREGEIKGYWGYHVRYAGTASDLLKGLSSKKKGGESLAIITSKLGRPVREIEHDIAMARDIMLIFGSPYKDVYEIAGNVRIDMLTYNFFPMQKVESVRLEEAILGCLAVVNYIKS
- the glyA gene encoding serine hydroxymethyltransferase, whose translation is MADSDSSNNNNSSNGNSGSSSSRRRSKSSILDLVLKHEGYRSRCINLIASENVTSHAVRVLLSSDLMHRYSLRMFADSANFYRGTRYIEQVVEYADSIARELFDARYADVRPISGHICSLAVLMHLSRSYDSIMVLSMDAGGYPGYMDKYMPSRFMLKVHSIPYDHANMCIDVDACIARIHELKPRLVIIAPSVITFHTPLEGIARACRDVGSMLVYDASHLLGLVAGDAFPNPLDEGASILMGSTHKSLPGPQGGLILADRDDGYGLGDNIQLKVIDNPHFNRIAALALALEEMLAFGRDYAMQVVRNAKALAKALDEYGVEVRRRARDGQYTETHQVLLNLKHEHRDRLVRILEDVNIIVDSMLRLGTCEVTRRGMKEDEMKSIAEMISSIYHVLEDRSKQENVINKIKKDVEYLTSRFNSIHYSFTPLI
- the psmA gene encoding archaeal proteasome endopeptidase complex subunit alpha, producing MLPAAAGYDRAITVFSPDGRLYQVEYAIETVRRGTLAIGIKSKDGVVLAAEERAKKLQVHTMTQKIFQVDEHIGVAAAGYIPDARIQVDHARVMAQSNRLVYDEAADVETIAKNIADLAQQFTQYAGVRPYGVSLIIGGVDRNGGSIFVTDPSGTYLAYNAIAIGAGSDQVNDLLEKVYREDMSLDDACVLAIQAIYHVSEDKSGTKHIKMAVIDNKSRKMRRLTEEEVAKYAEIARSRGPVTQ
- a CDS encoding DUF371 domain-containing protein, translated to MHEVTITFHGHRNVRALHRSTIEVTRDEHLTTRGDCIVGVKADKACRDLNALIGDIIRDDGREVRFTILVRGMEWRFTAKGCRMLTLEDDRSIVIRKSRYVCPRTLAIMSNASAIDMPREMVKMLMDESTRGLMIIEC
- the purE gene encoding 5-(carboxyamino)imidazole ribonucleotide mutase; this encodes MGDVSSISRKNARVAVIMGSDSDLEVMKDACAFLDELNVAYEVSIVSAHRTPERMYDYAKSARERGIEVIIAAAGGAAHLPGMVASLTTLPVIGVPIKSATLNGLDSLLSIVQMPPGVPVATVAINGARNAAILACEILAIKDQDVAMRLERYKSEMRDKVLDAATRLEGMGYKAYLEQKGSTQH
- a CDS encoding 5-(carboxyamino)imidazole ribonucleotide synthase, whose amino-acid sequence is MKNPLSIGIVGGGQLGKMLAMEAKRLSMRVNVLDPSDDCPASMLADELIVARFNDAEAIERLASMSDAVTYEIELADADILASLERKGYKVRPPAHALRIVQDKFMQKYMLSKSGIPVAESFSVNSIDDLHSIARSIGYPVMLKVKRGGYDGRGNLLVKGYDDATNDRIARFVASRGGWDSVYVERFIPFIKEVSVIVARSSKEEVVAYPVAENVHDDGILDTSMVPARIPEELAYKAKRVAMDVIQALDGIGVFGVEMFVTKSNGKSSNNSNNISNGDDDSDGDGYSILVNEVAPRVHNTGHYSIEACNVSQFEQHIRAVLDLPLIEPRMVCKAAVMINILGDDGINGYYAIDGIERIMCMDARIHIYGKRSNKGRRKLGHITLLGDDLDDLLKSAMQIRSALRLVSV
- the purF gene encoding amidophosphoribosyltransferase, coding for MEARENCGVVAAYSLAGRNVVPIVIECLRALQHRGQESWGIAVPRMKPYKRYGLVSKATSSFSKVIARYASNAAIGHVRYSTIGKSNLSNAQPLKVRDLCIAHNGTISNFEELASMTGLCSFTPQNMSDTLVAARRLVDLLNGKKKDMPSALDILRREIVGSFAFTFITNDGKVYAARDPKGFRPLVLGYHKDSSTYIVASESCALDAVNAELIRDVEPGELITLDDSGLNGEMFAVERPHAHCAFEYTYFAHPSSIMEGISIYLARKRIGKVLARKYRLEADVVIPVPDSARPAALGYAEEMGIPFEEGLMKDRYSRKGPIRSFIEPYQHDRMEIVRRIIPIRSVIEGKDVIVIDDSIVRGTSSISIVNALRGAGARSIKMLVCYPPIRFPCYAGIDFPSQEELIAYTVNNGKECGEDELSMMVAKAIGVDFVGYNDMDRLADAIGLPKEELCFTCHTGNYENLKIKPLFRSRQQLKGSE